The Halomonas denitrificans genome window below encodes:
- a CDS encoding acetyl-CoA hydrolase — translation MSDTGALDAVVDEIIDRVGRRLVVGLPLGLGKPNRLVNALYRRARQEPDLELEIVTALSLDPPRPRHWLEARLMEPILDRLFGDDYPRLDYLADARAGRLPDNVRLTEFYFQSGAALGRPSLQRHYISANYTHVARDLVDRGVNVVLQLVARDADGRISLACNPDVTLDLMRRLASDPAGRSRSELFAVGQVHPALPFLPGDAVVEADFFDRVVEADPDQRLFALPRAPVSLQDHAVGFHASRLIADGGTLQIGIGSLSDALVHSLVQRHGENARYRSAVDAFPSAESAALGDDGPFALGLFGASEMFMDGFMHLYRAGILTREVFDDLSEMRRANAGVTVESAGRGAVMEGGFYLGSSDFYAFLSELDPEARERFRMHGVSRINQLYGGNETLEIEQRRHARFVNTCMMMTATGAAVSDGLADYQVVSGVGGQYNFVAMAHAMDDGRSVLMLRSTREKNGRVSSNIVWQYPHLTIPRHLRDLVVTEYGIADLRGRTDEECIQRMLSITDARFQDEVAEQARRAGKLDPAWTIPDAWRGNTPDRLVERFEQAGYPVPTYPFGSDFTGEEQRLVPALQWVKERSQNELGLVLDAVRGRPQDHPDELARLGLDRPRSIGERIMARLVARGLERTAGQLR, via the coding sequence ATGAGCGACACGGGGGCGTTGGACGCCGTCGTCGACGAGATCATCGATCGGGTCGGGCGACGCCTGGTCGTCGGCCTGCCGCTTGGACTGGGCAAGCCGAACCGGTTGGTCAACGCCCTGTACCGGCGCGCCCGCCAGGAGCCGGATCTGGAACTGGAGATCGTCACCGCCCTGTCGCTGGATCCGCCGCGGCCCCGTCACTGGCTCGAAGCGCGCCTGATGGAGCCGATCCTCGACCGGCTGTTCGGTGATGACTACCCGCGCCTCGACTACCTTGCCGACGCCCGAGCCGGGCGCCTGCCGGACAACGTCCGCCTGACCGAGTTCTACTTCCAGTCGGGTGCGGCGCTCGGCCGCCCGTCGCTGCAGCGACATTACATTTCCGCGAACTACACGCACGTGGCGCGCGACCTGGTCGATCGCGGAGTCAATGTGGTGCTCCAGCTCGTCGCCCGGGATGCCGACGGGCGGATCAGCCTCGCCTGCAATCCCGATGTCACGCTGGACCTCATGCGCCGCCTGGCGAGCGACCCGGCCGGCCGCTCGCGCAGCGAGCTCTTCGCCGTCGGCCAGGTGCATCCGGCGCTTCCGTTCCTGCCCGGCGATGCGGTGGTCGAGGCGGACTTCTTCGACCGTGTCGTCGAGGCCGATCCCGACCAGCGGTTGTTCGCACTGCCGCGTGCGCCGGTCTCGCTGCAGGACCATGCGGTCGGGTTCCACGCCTCGCGCCTGATCGCCGACGGCGGAACGTTGCAGATCGGCATCGGCAGCCTGTCCGACGCGCTGGTCCATTCCCTGGTGCAGCGTCACGGCGAAAACGCCCGGTACCGCTCGGCGGTGGACGCGTTTCCATCGGCCGAGTCGGCGGCGCTGGGCGACGACGGGCCCTTCGCGCTGGGCTTGTTCGGCGCCAGCGAAATGTTCATGGACGGGTTCATGCACCTCTACCGCGCCGGCATCCTGACGCGTGAAGTGTTCGATGACCTTTCCGAGATGCGTCGCGCCAACGCGGGCGTGACGGTCGAGAGCGCCGGCCGGGGCGCGGTGATGGAAGGCGGGTTCTATCTCGGCAGTTCGGACTTCTACGCGTTTCTCTCCGAACTGGACCCCGAGGCGCGGGAGCGCTTCCGGATGCACGGGGTGAGCCGCATCAACCAGCTCTACGGCGGCAACGAGACGCTCGAGATCGAGCAGCGCCGCCACGCGCGCTTCGTCAACACCTGCATGATGATGACCGCCACCGGTGCGGCGGTCTCGGACGGCCTGGCCGACTACCAGGTCGTCTCCGGCGTCGGCGGCCAGTACAACTTCGTCGCGATGGCGCATGCGATGGACGACGGACGCTCGGTGCTGATGCTGCGGTCCACGCGGGAGAAGAACGGCCGGGTCTCGTCGAACATCGTCTGGCAGTACCCGCACCTGACCATTCCGCGCCACCTGCGTGACCTCGTGGTCACCGAGTACGGCATCGCCGACCTCCGCGGCCGAACCGATGAAGAATGCATCCAGCGGATGCTCTCGATCACCGACGCCCGCTTCCAGGACGAGGTGGCCGAGCAGGCTCGCCGGGCCGGCAAGCTCGATCCCGCCTGGACGATTCCCGACGCGTGGCGCGGCAACACGCCCGACCGGCTGGTCGAGCGCTTCGAGCAGGCGGGGTATCCAGTTCCGACCTACCCCTTCGGCAGCGACTTTACCGGCGAGGAGCAGCGCCTGGTCCCGGCGCTGCAGTGGGTCAAGGAACGCTCGCAGAACGAGCTGGGACTGGTGCTCGACGCTGTACGCGGCCGACCTCAGGATCACCCGGACGAGCTGGCCCGTCTCGGCCTGGATCGCCCGCGCTCGATCGGCGAACGGATCATGGCCAGGCTGGTCGCCCGCGGTCTCGAACGGACCGCGGGGCAGCTTCGCTGA
- a CDS encoding sodium:proton antiporter, translating to MAFATLTKVVRFYVIVSTAHTSPRCPFMYTATLTLLILAAGMASQWLAWRLRMPAIVVLIAAGIVLGPVMGIVEFAMKPEELTKLIGLGVAIILFEGGMDLKLGEFKRVGHGIGRLTLVGPPIAMVLGAVAAHYVGGISWPVAWVIGAILVVTGPTVIAPLLRQARLNNRTSSLLKWEGIVNDPVGVLLAVLTFQYFTIEGETLAETAFALGSSLVVAGGLGAVAGWITGTVFSRGWVPEHLKPPILMVLVLLVFWVGNAYQYEAGLLSVTAMGVVLGNLPLGERAELQRFKENLTIILLSVLFIVIPSQLTLEQLAMIDLRIVLFLLVVLFVLRPVTILLSTIGAPIEKEDRWLLAWIAPRGIVAAATAGIFGPDLVAAGYADAQLMLPVIFAVILATVLAHGFTVGWMGQKLGLAAKHNNGLLIVGASDWTVMLASKLRQMDFDVLIVDGAFQRLKAARMEGIETYYGEILSEHAELELDDQHLGHLLCATDNDFYNALVCKALGHEFGRHRTFQLSPHEPGDHESRQLTVEQRGQIAFDEEAHFEDLQRRLEDGWTIQTTRLTDEYRLENLVERMGEPAEDWLLLGAVGPERQLRLYSSEQAFEPGKEWIVLYFAPGESDSRTPGD from the coding sequence ATGGCTTTTGCAACGTTGACGAAGGTCGTGCGATTCTACGTCATCGTTTCCACGGCGCACACGTCGCCCCGGTGCCCCTTCATGTACACGGCCACGCTGACCCTGTTGATTCTCGCGGCCGGAATGGCCAGTCAATGGCTGGCCTGGCGACTGCGCATGCCGGCGATCGTGGTCCTGATCGCTGCCGGCATCGTCCTCGGCCCGGTGATGGGCATCGTGGAATTCGCGATGAAGCCCGAGGAGCTGACCAAGCTGATCGGCCTCGGCGTGGCCATCATCCTGTTCGAAGGCGGGATGGACCTCAAGCTGGGCGAGTTCAAGCGCGTCGGCCACGGCATCGGCCGGCTGACCCTGGTCGGCCCGCCGATCGCCATGGTGCTCGGTGCCGTCGCCGCCCATTACGTCGGCGGGATCAGCTGGCCCGTGGCCTGGGTCATCGGCGCGATCCTGGTGGTCACCGGGCCCACGGTCATCGCACCGCTGCTGCGCCAGGCCCGCCTGAACAACCGGACCTCGTCGCTGCTGAAATGGGAAGGCATCGTCAACGACCCGGTCGGGGTGTTGCTGGCCGTCCTGACCTTCCAGTACTTCACGATCGAAGGCGAAACGCTCGCCGAAACGGCCTTCGCGCTCGGTTCGTCGCTGGTCGTCGCCGGGGGCCTGGGCGCCGTCGCGGGCTGGATCACCGGCACCGTCTTCAGCCGCGGCTGGGTTCCCGAGCACCTCAAACCACCGATCCTGATGGTTCTCGTGTTGCTGGTCTTCTGGGTCGGCAATGCCTACCAGTACGAAGCCGGGCTGCTCTCCGTCACCGCCATGGGCGTCGTGCTCGGCAACCTGCCGCTGGGTGAACGCGCCGAGCTGCAGCGGTTCAAGGAAAACCTGACCATCATCCTGCTCTCCGTGCTGTTCATTGTCATCCCGAGCCAGTTGACCCTGGAGCAACTGGCGATGATCGACCTCCGGATCGTGTTGTTCCTGCTGGTGGTGCTGTTCGTCCTGCGCCCCGTGACCATCCTTCTGTCGACGATCGGAGCGCCGATCGAGAAGGAGGACCGCTGGCTGCTCGCCTGGATCGCACCACGCGGCATTGTCGCGGCGGCGACTGCCGGAATCTTCGGTCCCGACCTGGTGGCTGCGGGCTATGCCGATGCGCAGCTGATGCTGCCGGTCATCTTCGCGGTCATCCTGGCCACGGTGCTGGCGCACGGCTTCACGGTCGGATGGATGGGCCAGAAGCTGGGGCTGGCGGCCAAGCACAACAACGGGCTGCTGATCGTGGGCGCGTCGGACTGGACCGTCATGCTGGCGAGCAAGCTCCGACAGATGGACTTCGACGTCCTGATCGTCGACGGTGCGTTTCAGCGCCTGAAGGCTGCCCGAATGGAAGGCATCGAGACCTACTACGGGGAGATCCTGTCCGAGCACGCCGAGCTGGAACTCGACGATCAGCACCTCGGCCACTTGCTCTGCGCCACCGACAACGATTTCTACAACGCACTGGTCTGCAAGGCGCTGGGCCACGAATTCGGGCGCCATCGCACGTTCCAGCTCTCACCGCACGAGCCCGGCGATCACGAGTCGCGACAGCTGACCGTCGAGCAACGAGGTCAGATCGCATTCGATGAAGAGGCGCATTTCGAGGATCTGCAGCGGCGCCTCGAGGACGGCTGGACCATCCAGACCACCCGGCTGACCGACGAGTACCGGCTGGAGAACCTGGTCGAGCGCATGGGCGAGCCGGCCGAGGACTGGTTGCTGCTCGGAGCGGTCGGCCCGGAGCGCCAGCTCAGGCTCTATTCCAGCGAACAGGCGTTCGAACCGGGCAAGGAATGGATCGTGCTGTACTTCGCGCCCGGCGAGTCCGACTCGCGCACACCAGGCGACTGA
- a CDS encoding Zn-dependent hydrolase produces the protein MRSSPTQRAPSLFAIVFYVIAFIALGGCSSQTDTADTADTADRAARAEQADPARPADGSDRSERIDKENGAASPELLIDRSRLGIYHPVELTADLSTLSDGQRQMLRLLIEAGGIMEQLFWRQAFGDPASLLDRIDDPEVEAFVELNFGPWDRLDGNRPFLEGFGPKPEGARYYPEDMTRDEFRAWSEADKDNPYSLVRRDEAGALVLVPYHEAFADELARAAELLREAAGLAESEAFARYLRLRADALTSGNYRPSDMAWMDVRDNDIELVIGPIESYEDQLFGTRTAFEAFVLIKDLEWSERLARYADLLPDLQRGLPVDEAYKAEVPGTDADLNAYDAIFYAGDANAGAKTIAINLPNDETVQLEKGTRRLQLKNTMRAKFDHILVPIADLLIDEAQQDHIAFDAFFANVMFHEVAHGLGIKYTVDDGRPVRAALAEHQSAIEEGKADILGLDMIEQLVGMGEWSGDLMDHYVTFLAGIFRSVRFGASSAHGRANMVAFNWFEEAGAFSRDEVTGRYSIDRAAFEQAVNSLSNRLLTLQGNGDYEATGEFLARYGVMPDSLADDLARASESGIPVDIRLIQGAEVLGL, from the coding sequence ATGCGTTCTTCCCCGACTCAGCGGGCTCCGAGCCTCTTCGCCATCGTTTTCTACGTCATCGCGTTCATCGCCCTTGGCGGGTGCTCTTCGCAGACCGATACCGCCGATACCGCCGATACCGCCGATCGCGCTGCTCGGGCCGAGCAAGCCGATCCGGCCCGACCGGCCGATGGTTCCGATCGCAGCGAACGGATCGACAAGGAGAACGGCGCAGCTTCGCCGGAGCTGCTGATCGATCGCAGCCGTCTCGGGATCTACCATCCGGTCGAACTGACCGCCGACCTGTCGACCCTGAGTGACGGTCAGCGGCAGATGCTGAGGCTGCTGATCGAGGCGGGCGGGATCATGGAGCAGCTGTTCTGGCGCCAGGCCTTCGGGGATCCCGCGAGCCTCCTCGATCGGATCGACGATCCCGAGGTCGAGGCCTTCGTCGAACTGAACTTCGGGCCCTGGGATCGCCTCGACGGCAACCGGCCGTTCCTGGAGGGCTTCGGCCCCAAACCCGAGGGCGCGCGCTACTACCCGGAGGACATGACGCGCGACGAGTTCCGCGCCTGGAGCGAGGCCGACAAGGACAACCCCTATTCGCTCGTGCGCCGCGACGAGGCCGGCGCGCTGGTGCTGGTGCCCTACCACGAAGCGTTCGCCGATGAACTCGCTCGCGCTGCGGAACTCCTGCGCGAGGCGGCCGGTCTGGCCGAGTCGGAGGCCTTCGCTCGCTACCTTCGGCTCCGCGCCGATGCGCTGACCAGCGGGAACTACCGGCCCAGCGACATGGCCTGGATGGATGTCCGCGATAACGACATCGAACTCGTGATCGGCCCGATCGAGAGCTACGAGGACCAGCTGTTCGGCACCCGCACCGCGTTCGAGGCCTTCGTGCTGATCAAGGACCTGGAGTGGTCCGAGCGCCTGGCGCGCTACGCGGACCTGCTGCCCGACCTGCAGCGGGGGCTGCCGGTCGACGAGGCCTACAAGGCCGAGGTGCCCGGCACCGACGCGGACCTGAACGCCTACGACGCGATCTTCTATGCCGGTGACGCCAATGCCGGGGCGAAGACCATCGCCATCAACCTGCCGAACGACGAGACGGTGCAGCTCGAGAAGGGCACGCGGCGGCTGCAGCTGAAGAACACGATGCGAGCCAAGTTCGACCACATCCTGGTGCCGATCGCCGACCTGCTGATCGACGAGGCTCAGCAGGACCACATCGCCTTCGACGCCTTCTTCGCCAACGTGATGTTCCACGAGGTGGCCCACGGCCTGGGCATCAAGTACACCGTCGACGACGGCCGCCCCGTGCGGGCCGCGCTGGCCGAGCACCAGTCGGCGATCGAAGAGGGCAAGGCCGACATCCTCGGCCTGGACATGATCGAGCAGCTGGTCGGGATGGGCGAGTGGAGCGGCGACCTGATGGACCACTACGTGACCTTCCTGGCCGGTATCTTCCGCTCCGTGCGCTTCGGCGCCTCCTCGGCGCACGGCCGCGCGAACATGGTCGCCTTCAACTGGTTCGAGGAAGCCGGCGCCTTTTCCCGCGACGAGGTGACCGGGCGCTACTCGATCGATCGCGCGGCCTTCGAACAGGCCGTGAACAGCCTCTCGAATCGCTTGCTCACGCTGCAGGGCAACGGCGACTACGAAGCCACGGGCGAGTTCCTGGCGCGCTACGGGGTCATGCCCGACTCGCTGGCCGACGACCTCGCCCGGGCGAGCGAGTCCGGCATCCCGGTGGATATCCGGTTGATCCAGGGGGCCGAGGTGCTGGGCCTCTGA